One Synechococcus sp. JA-2-3B'a(2-13) genomic window carries:
- a CDS encoding DEAD/DEAH box helicase — protein sequence MYDLVGIYQRLDRIYQLYIRSAFPLRYPALSAERDRHLQYRPENALLSTPPLLEPTPLYPSSGKTLEEAAKALPAGYEDLVHLGQSLFPNFPLYEHQWQSLKAAIVNQKDIVVTTGTGSGKTECFLLPILAHLARESRTWDPMSPQSGDTFWWQQEDNPKWVPQRQGQQRPAAIRALILYPLNALVEDQLRRLRKVLDSPETHAWLDRERGGNRITFGRYTGQTPLPGRQTPEKVKELAKLLRDLQEQQGRVAVRNKNSDKDSDLVFYFPRLDGGEMRSRWDMQEHPPDILITNYSMLNIMLMRQIEAGMFEQTKAWLQADRGNKFLLIVDELHTYRGTPGSEVAYLLRLLLYRLGLTVNSEQLQILATSASLEEGEAGRRFLREFFGRDNFAVIAGEQVAPDPEAPARVRQYQVAFAQFARDVQADPLQPLRPLPIPEEALTKLVQELGGDPSSKPLEQALGECLEELKVGDALREACRQASGSVRATPIQKVDQQLFPGAAVPQGGLVSEALRGLLMATAVAQREDGRSPQPVRGHLFFHNLQGLWACSNPHCSVAQRSPENNQPPSPIGALHSQHRLSCDCGARVLDLIVCEVCGEVFLGGYAYQSGESLILTPDQPDLEGIPDLVNLTQRSGNYRVFWPLPHDPEPWATQPQYLEWTAGKTKRGWVEAKLNPATGELRQDKSPPREGEVPGWVYQVKEGDGNQPALPSRCPRCDTDRALREAYPTPLRVHRTGFQKACQVIAGALLREMPTPQSRKLVVFSDSRQDAAKLAAGMEMDHYRDMVRLLLVRSAEEYRQDLRAFLRCELPSPEERQQRLREYPRLLQDVEGMAEDWAARDRFLNRQGDIATEALLWTQNRRPANEQVRELWLEMLKSYGEKVPLLALRRTLADLLLHLGLCPGGMSFSALYYSVNKDRHPWTELYNWQSQPVTRIAARTPEQNRHLDELDAYLADEMMFTLFAHAVRNIESFGQGYVTAQVPPELQDVASAVIRQLGIRKRHRYSKFCRPGTRRELPQYVERYLRKLEEQGKPDLKSQIERELNKIGTRSENGLVLDPDRLYLVPVSREGLQGYRCPQCGAFYLHTAGGWCPECSGGRNTSKRSDPQAIRLQPSSLPRDLDYYAYLSDPENEPFRMNAAELTGQTDKEDRLKRQRWFQEVFLEGEIPLAQGIDLLSVTTTMEAGVDIGGLLAVMMANMPPRRFNYQQRVGRAGRRGAGVSLAVTFCRGRSHDDFYFQRPEAITGDPPPPPYIDLRSLTIARRVVAKEVLRQAFQEVSQHDQSAAVHLEDVTSVHGEFGLAEKWQEVEPLVRQWIASHDQEIQTVITQLCQQTHLSADDRQALHHYICNDLVNKISEIATSNAYSQSQLSERLANAGILPMFGFPTRVRLLYTRWSASQGTIDRDLDTAIAQFAPGSEIVKDRAVHTACGLVELVPHKGDVRSRPGLVPALDQPNRWLGLCCNCQAMIEDYQPQQPLCSPPPATHKPAKQACPVCQQTTLRCIDAREPRGFFTNLQPRDFDGQFEWQPRVSRPTLGADGLKAEATTATTGNAHLRGGSDDVLIVNDRGGEGGFLLQADKKWPGAYVCPEVQGKRFEGIGPTYRIALLSKRRTDVLLVSLQTWPPGVFADSTTVEGRAALYSFAFWLRAAACTFLDVDPDELQASFQTKEEAGRVVGQAFLFDKLENGAGYCLYLAQPEVFSKLLEQEDLSQPNSLAFRWLQHQQTCDTSCNNCLRDYSNLAYHGLLDWRLALDMARLLRDARAPVDLQSPWGEEQENPWRRLVEQVLPPLLENLGFQQVSQDFLLPVWTGNRGREVRIVRHPIWTDEHPIWQQTVEQVRQAYPQAHIQAINPFLTLRRPGDVLAKSTKTTRSKRPGAA from the coding sequence ATGTACGACCTCGTCGGTATCTATCAGCGGTTAGATCGAATCTACCAGCTTTACATTAGAAGTGCTTTTCCCTTACGTTACCCTGCTCTTAGCGCCGAGCGGGATCGCCACTTGCAGTACAGACCTGAGAATGCTCTGCTTAGTACTCCTCCCCTATTGGAGCCTACACCACTCTACCCTTCTTCTGGCAAAACCCTTGAGGAAGCAGCGAAAGCTTTACCCGCTGGTTATGAAGATTTGGTACATCTAGGCCAGTCTTTATTTCCAAACTTTCCGCTGTATGAGCACCAATGGCAAAGTTTGAAGGCAGCCATCGTTAACCAGAAGGATATTGTAGTAACAACGGGAACTGGTTCTGGCAAAACCGAGTGTTTCTTGTTGCCAATCCTAGCCCACCTTGCCCGGGAATCCCGTACCTGGGATCCCATGTCCCCTCAGAGTGGCGATACGTTCTGGTGGCAGCAGGAAGACAATCCAAAGTGGGTACCACAGCGCCAAGGGCAACAACGACCGGCGGCGATACGGGCCTTGATTCTCTATCCTTTGAATGCTCTGGTGGAGGATCAATTGCGACGGTTGCGCAAGGTGTTGGACAGTCCGGAAACCCATGCCTGGCTCGATCGCGAGCGCGGCGGCAATCGCATCACCTTCGGTCGCTATACGGGACAGACACCCCTCCCCGGTCGTCAGACCCCTGAAAAGGTCAAAGAATTGGCCAAGCTATTGAGAGATCTTCAGGAGCAGCAGGGAAGAGTTGCTGTTCGGAACAAGAATTCGGATAAAGATTCGGATTTAGTATTTTATTTCCCTCGCTTAGATGGGGGAGAAATGCGCTCACGCTGGGACATGCAAGAACATCCCCCAGATATCCTGATTACCAACTATTCCATGCTCAACATTATGCTGATGCGGCAAATTGAGGCTGGGATGTTCGAGCAAACGAAAGCGTGGTTGCAAGCGGATCGAGGTAATAAATTCTTGCTGATTGTGGATGAGTTGCACACCTATCGCGGGACACCAGGGTCAGAAGTAGCTTATTTGCTGCGCTTGCTGCTGTACCGCTTGGGGCTAACAGTCAACTCAGAACAGCTACAAATTTTGGCGACCAGCGCCAGCTTGGAAGAGGGCGAGGCGGGCCGCCGGTTTCTCCGGGAGTTTTTTGGGCGCGATAACTTTGCGGTGATCGCTGGAGAACAAGTTGCTCCGGATCCCGAAGCCCCAGCGCGAGTGCGTCAGTATCAAGTTGCTTTTGCTCAATTTGCCAGAGATGTGCAGGCGGATCCCCTCCAGCCCCTGCGACCTCTCCCTATCCCCGAAGAAGCTCTGACCAAGCTGGTGCAAGAGCTGGGGGGCGATCCCAGCTCAAAACCACTGGAGCAGGCTTTGGGGGAGTGCCTCGAAGAACTCAAGGTTGGCGATGCCTTGCGGGAGGCCTGTCGGCAAGCTAGTGGCAGCGTGCGCGCCACCCCCATCCAAAAAGTTGACCAGCAACTGTTCCCGGGGGCGGCCGTGCCCCAAGGCGGTCTGGTCTCCGAGGCCTTGCGAGGATTGTTGATGGCGACGGCGGTAGCTCAGCGAGAAGACGGGCGATCGCCCCAGCCCGTGCGCGGTCACCTTTTCTTTCACAACCTGCAAGGTCTCTGGGCGTGCAGCAACCCTCACTGCAGCGTTGCGCAACGCTCTCCGGAGAACAACCAGCCGCCTTCACCCATTGGCGCTTTGCACAGCCAACACCGTCTCAGTTGCGACTGCGGGGCGCGTGTCCTGGACTTGATCGTCTGCGAAGTTTGCGGGGAGGTATTCCTGGGGGGCTATGCATACCAATCCGGCGAGTCCCTTATCCTCACTCCCGATCAACCTGACTTGGAAGGCATTCCTGATTTGGTGAACCTTACGCAGAGGTCTGGGAACTATCGCGTTTTTTGGCCCCTGCCCCACGACCCGGAACCTTGGGCGACCCAGCCGCAATATTTGGAGTGGACTGCTGGCAAGACGAAGCGGGGGTGGGTTGAAGCCAAGCTCAACCCCGCTACTGGTGAACTCCGACAAGATAAAAGCCCCCCTAGAGAAGGCGAGGTTCCCGGCTGGGTGTACCAAGTGAAAGAGGGGGATGGGAATCAGCCCGCCTTGCCGAGCCGCTGCCCTCGCTGCGATACCGATCGCGCTCTCCGTGAGGCCTATCCCACTCCTTTGCGCGTGCACCGCACTGGATTCCAAAAAGCCTGTCAGGTGATTGCCGGAGCTTTGTTGCGGGAAATGCCAACACCGCAATCCCGCAAGCTGGTGGTTTTTTCCGATAGCCGCCAGGACGCAGCCAAGTTAGCCGCCGGTATGGAAATGGATCACTATCGCGATATGGTGCGCTTGCTGCTAGTGCGATCAGCAGAGGAGTATAGGCAAGACCTGCGGGCCTTTCTGCGCTGTGAGTTGCCCAGTCCAGAGGAACGACAGCAACGGTTGCGAGAATATCCCCGGTTGCTACAAGACGTTGAGGGGATGGCGGAGGATTGGGCAGCACGGGATCGCTTTCTTAATCGGCAAGGTGACATTGCTACAGAAGCTCTGCTTTGGACTCAAAACCGGCGACCTGCCAACGAGCAAGTTCGTGAACTGTGGCTCGAGATGCTCAAGTCTTACGGCGAGAAAGTTCCTCTCCTTGCCTTGCGGCGCACCCTGGCAGACCTGCTCTTACATTTGGGACTGTGCCCTGGCGGGATGTCCTTTAGCGCCCTTTACTATTCCGTCAATAAGGATCGGCATCCCTGGACTGAGCTCTACAACTGGCAAAGTCAACCAGTAACACGAATTGCTGCCCGAACACCAGAGCAAAACAGACACCTCGATGAACTCGATGCCTATTTAGCTGATGAAATGATGTTTACGCTGTTTGCCCATGCGGTCAGAAACATCGAGTCTTTTGGACAGGGCTATGTTACAGCTCAAGTTCCTCCGGAACTGCAAGACGTTGCCAGCGCGGTTATCCGCCAATTGGGAATTCGCAAGCGGCATCGATACTCCAAATTCTGCAGACCGGGTACTAGGCGGGAATTACCCCAGTACGTGGAGCGATACTTGAGAAAATTAGAGGAACAGGGCAAGCCAGACTTAAAATCCCAGATCGAGCGGGAGTTGAACAAAATCGGTACCCGTAGCGAGAACGGATTGGTTTTGGATCCAGATCGCCTCTACCTTGTGCCCGTCTCTCGCGAAGGTCTTCAAGGCTACCGCTGTCCTCAATGCGGGGCCTTTTACTTGCACACTGCGGGGGGATGGTGCCCAGAGTGCAGTGGCGGTCGCAACACCAGCAAACGCTCTGACCCGCAGGCCATCCGACTGCAGCCGAGCAGCTTGCCGCGCGACTTGGACTACTACGCCTACCTCTCCGACCCTGAAAACGAACCGTTTCGGATGAATGCTGCCGAATTGACAGGGCAAACCGACAAGGAGGATCGCCTCAAACGGCAGCGCTGGTTCCAGGAAGTGTTCCTAGAGGGAGAAATACCGCTGGCTCAGGGCATTGATTTGTTAAGCGTGACTACCACTATGGAGGCTGGCGTAGACATCGGCGGCCTGCTGGCAGTGATGATGGCAAACATGCCGCCCCGACGGTTCAACTACCAGCAGCGGGTGGGACGGGCTGGTCGGCGCGGTGCCGGGGTCTCCTTGGCAGTTACGTTTTGCCGGGGTCGCAGCCATGACGATTTTTACTTTCAGCGCCCTGAGGCCATTACCGGCGATCCGCCACCCCCGCCCTACATTGACCTGCGCAGCCTCACCATTGCTCGGCGCGTCGTCGCCAAAGAAGTTTTGCGACAAGCTTTTCAGGAAGTCTCGCAACACGATCAATCCGCTGCAGTCCATCTTGAAGACGTGACCAGCGTCCACGGCGAATTTGGTCTAGCCGAAAAGTGGCAGGAGGTGGAGCCGTTGGTTCGCCAATGGATTGCTAGCCACGACCAAGAAATCCAAACCGTGATCACCCAACTCTGCCAGCAAACTCATCTCTCGGCTGACGATCGACAAGCCTTGCATCACTACATCTGCAACGATTTGGTCAATAAGATTAGCGAGATTGCCACTTCCAATGCCTACAGCCAATCCCAACTCAGCGAACGCCTGGCCAATGCTGGCATCTTGCCCATGTTTGGCTTTCCCACGCGGGTGCGCCTGCTCTATACCCGCTGGTCGGCTAGCCAAGGCACCATCGATCGCGACTTGGATACAGCAATCGCACAATTTGCCCCCGGCTCAGAAATCGTTAAAGATCGGGCGGTGCACACCGCCTGTGGACTGGTGGAGTTGGTGCCTCACAAAGGGGACGTGCGATCGCGGCCTGGCCTGGTGCCGGCTCTTGACCAACCTAACCGCTGGCTAGGTCTGTGCTGCAACTGTCAAGCCATGATAGAGGACTACCAGCCACAGCAGCCGCTTTGCTCTCCTCCCCCAGCTACCCACAAGCCGGCAAAGCAAGCCTGTCCGGTATGCCAGCAAACCACCCTCCGCTGCATTGATGCGCGGGAACCCAGGGGCTTTTTCACCAACTTGCAGCCGCGGGATTTTGATGGTCAATTTGAGTGGCAACCCCGCGTCAGTCGGCCAACCTTGGGCGCGGACGGACTTAAGGCGGAAGCGACGACCGCAACGACCGGCAACGCTCACCTGCGGGGAGGCAGCGATGACGTTTTAATCGTCAATGATCGCGGCGGCGAGGGGGGGTTCCTGTTACAAGCGGATAAGAAGTGGCCAGGAGCTTATGTTTGTCCTGAAGTTCAGGGGAAACGTTTCGAAGGAATAGGCCCTACCTATCGGATTGCCCTACTGTCTAAGCGACGCACTGACGTGCTGCTGGTCAGCCTTCAAACTTGGCCGCCTGGCGTGTTTGCTGACTCAACAACTGTGGAAGGGCGAGCAGCTTTGTATTCCTTCGCCTTCTGGTTGCGAGCGGCTGCCTGCACCTTTTTGGATGTCGATCCTGACGAGTTGCAAGCCAGCTTTCAGACAAAGGAAGAGGCTGGCCGAGTGGTGGGTCAGGCTTTTCTGTTCGACAAGCTGGAGAATGGCGCGGGGTATTGCCTCTACCTCGCTCAGCCGGAGGTCTTCTCGAAGCTGCTGGAACAAGAGGACTTGTCTCAACCCAACAGTTTGGCCTTCCGTTGGCTGCAGCACCAGCAGACCTGCGACACGTCCTGCAACAACTGCTTGCGCGATTACTCCAACCTAGCCTACCACGGGCTCTTGGATTGGCGACTAGCCTTGGATATGGCGCGCCTTCTGCGAGATGCTAGGGCACCGGTCGATTTGCAGAGCCCTTGGGGGGAAGAGCAGGAAAATCCCTGGCGGCGCTTGGTGGAGCAGGTACTGCCGCCACTGCTGGAAAACCTAGGCTTCCAGCAAGTGTCTCAGGATTTTCTCCTGCCGGTGTGGACGGGAAACCGGGGGCGGGAAGTGCGGATTGTGCGCCATCCTATTTGGACTGATGAGCATCCCATCTGGCAACAAACTGTTGAGCAAGTCCGTCAGGCCTATCCCCAGGCCCACATTCAGGCAATCAATCCTTTTTTGACGTTGCGACGACCAGGGGATGTCTTGGCAAAGTCAACAAAAACTACCCGCTCTAAGCGTCCTGGTGCTGCCTGA
- a CDS encoding EVE domain-containing protein, with product MNYWLMKSEPSIYSIWDLQREGQTLWDGVRNYQARNYLKAMQPGDRAFFYHSNAEPPGIAGLMEILETHVVDPSQFDPTSPYYDPKSTPADPRWYTVRVQFLAAFERVIPLAKLRATFTPEELEVVRRGTRLSVIPVAAEVAERLLSLANLSS from the coding sequence ATGAACTACTGGCTGATGAAATCTGAGCCCAGCATCTATAGCATCTGGGATTTGCAGCGGGAGGGCCAAACCCTTTGGGATGGCGTGCGCAACTACCAAGCCCGCAACTATCTGAAGGCAATGCAGCCTGGGGATCGCGCCTTTTTCTACCATTCCAATGCCGAGCCACCCGGAATTGCCGGTTTGATGGAGATCCTGGAAACCCACGTGGTGGATCCCAGCCAGTTTGATCCGACCAGCCCCTACTACGATCCCAAGTCCACTCCAGCAGATCCCCGGTGGTACACGGTGCGGGTGCAATTTTTGGCTGCTTTTGAAAGAGTGATCCCTTTGGCCAAATTGCGGGCCACCTTCACCCCGGAGGAGCTGGAGGTGGTGCGGCGGGGCACACGCCTGTCGGTGATACCTGTGGCTGCAGAGGTTGCGGAGCGCTTGCTCTCACTGGCAAACCTCTCCTCTTGA
- the hisH gene encoding imidazole glycerol phosphate synthase subunit HisH, whose amino-acid sequence MGAVRLAVIDYEAGNLHSACKGLERAGAEVQLVTEPTGLAAFDGIVLPGDGAFDPAMQQLRARGFGKAIREAVERQQPFLGICLGLQVLFESSEEGTEPGLSIVPGRVQRFRPEAGLRIPHMGWNQLQLTQAHSPLWAGIPDQTWAYFVHSYHGVPSDPAWVAATTQHGSQTCVAAIARGALFATQFHPEKSGPYGLKMLRNFVEFVARCSPLSAPRA is encoded by the coding sequence ATGGGAGCTGTGCGCCTGGCGGTAATCGACTATGAGGCGGGAAATCTGCATTCGGCTTGCAAAGGGCTGGAGCGGGCCGGAGCTGAGGTGCAGCTAGTAACAGAGCCAACTGGACTAGCGGCTTTTGACGGCATTGTCCTGCCCGGCGATGGGGCCTTTGACCCAGCCATGCAGCAGCTGCGGGCGCGGGGCTTTGGGAAAGCGATCCGGGAAGCTGTGGAGCGGCAACAGCCTTTTTTAGGCATTTGCCTTGGGCTGCAAGTTTTGTTCGAAAGCAGCGAAGAGGGAACAGAGCCAGGGCTGAGCATTGTGCCTGGACGGGTGCAGCGCTTTCGGCCAGAGGCGGGCCTGCGCATCCCTCACATGGGCTGGAATCAACTGCAACTCACCCAAGCCCACTCTCCCCTCTGGGCAGGGATCCCCGATCAAACCTGGGCCTATTTTGTCCATTCCTATCACGGTGTGCCCAGCGATCCAGCCTGGGTGGCTGCCACGACCCAACACGGCAGCCAAACCTGTGTAGCCGCCATTGCCCGCGGCGCTTTGTTTGCTACCCAGTTTCACCCAGAAAAGTCCGGCCCCTACGGCTTGAAGATGCTGCGCAACTTTGTCGAGTTTGTTGCCCGTTGTTCCCCCTTATCTGCTCCCAGAGCCTAG
- the hemW gene encoding radical SAM family heme chaperone HemW: MAVAIASHDPTPTGTAPQPCRDQVDWPEAAYLHIPFCRQRCHYCDFATGLGTRKLMETYVQMLCREIGGAYRYRHLAGDPRPLTSIFFGGGTPSLLTVEQLGRILTQLRERIPFHPDCEISLEANPGTLTREQLAGYRELGVNRISLGVQAFQPELLAACGRLHGVEEVYEAVADLQAAGFENFNLDLIFELPYQTLEHWQQSLRAVLEINPTHVSVYDLTIEPGTRFGRMYRPGAAPLPSEETTVAMYLMARELLTEAGYIHYEISNFARPGYACRHNRVYWENRPYFGFGMGSVGYEGGRRIQQPKTLYHYFEQVKVGVHPLPPEASPEEVWMDTLMLGLRLQEGLDLCHLQERFGHPKVEQALERLDPYFEKGWASCEAGRLRLIPPDGWLFSNEILRDLLA; encoded by the coding sequence ATGGCTGTGGCAATTGCTTCGCACGATCCCACTCCGACCGGTACTGCTCCGCAACCCTGTCGCGACCAGGTTGATTGGCCTGAGGCGGCTTACCTGCACATCCCTTTTTGTCGGCAACGCTGCCACTACTGTGATTTTGCCACCGGCCTGGGCACCCGCAAGTTGATGGAAACCTACGTGCAGATGCTCTGCCGGGAGATCGGCGGCGCCTACCGCTACCGCCATCTGGCCGGGGATCCCAGACCGTTGACCAGCATTTTTTTCGGGGGTGGCACCCCTTCTCTGCTGACGGTGGAGCAACTGGGGCGGATCTTGACTCAATTGAGGGAGAGGATCCCGTTTCATCCCGACTGCGAGATTTCTCTGGAGGCCAACCCCGGCACCCTGACGCGGGAGCAGTTGGCGGGCTACCGGGAGCTGGGGGTCAACCGCATCAGCCTAGGGGTACAGGCATTTCAGCCAGAGCTGCTGGCCGCTTGTGGTCGCCTGCATGGAGTGGAGGAAGTTTACGAAGCCGTGGCCGACTTGCAGGCGGCGGGCTTTGAGAATTTCAACCTGGATTTGATCTTTGAGCTGCCCTACCAGACTTTGGAACACTGGCAGCAGTCTCTACGAGCTGTTCTTGAGATTAACCCCACCCATGTCTCCGTCTATGATCTGACGATTGAACCGGGAACCCGCTTTGGTCGGATGTACCGACCGGGAGCAGCACCTTTGCCCAGCGAGGAAACCACAGTTGCCATGTACCTAATGGCGCGGGAGCTGCTCACCGAAGCGGGCTACATCCACTACGAAATCTCCAATTTTGCCCGCCCCGGCTACGCCTGTCGCCACAACCGAGTGTACTGGGAAAATCGCCCTTACTTTGGCTTTGGCATGGGATCCGTCGGCTACGAGGGGGGACGGCGCATTCAGCAGCCCAAAACCCTTTACCACTACTTCGAGCAGGTGAAAGTCGGAGTCCACCCTCTCCCTCCTGAAGCATCCCCAGAGGAAGTTTGGATGGATACTTTGATGTTGGGGTTGCGTTTACAGGAAGGTCTGGATTTGTGCCATTTACAGGAGCGTTTTGGCCACCCAAAGGTCGAGCAAGCTTTGGAGAGGCTGGATCCCTATTTTGAGAAGGGATGGGCCAGTTGTGAGGCAGGCCGGCTACGGCTGATTCCGCCCGATGGCTGGCTATTTTCCAATGAGATTCTCAGAGACTTGCTGGCTTGA
- a CDS encoding YajQ family cyclic di-GMP-binding protein: MASTYSFDIVSDFDRQELVNAVDQARREIKQRYDLKDTQTEIELEEGSLTITTANDMALNSIRDLLLTKAAKRGLSLKIFDFQPPESAGGNRVRQVVHLKKGIDATLAKQIAKQIRDNFKKVQPAIQGDLVRVSGKDKDELQAVIQMLRQQDYPVALQFVNYR, from the coding sequence ATGGCCTCTACCTACTCATTTGACATCGTCAGTGATTTCGATCGGCAGGAACTGGTGAACGCTGTGGATCAAGCCCGGCGGGAGATCAAACAGCGCTACGACCTCAAGGATACTCAGACGGAAATTGAGCTGGAGGAGGGATCCCTGACCATCACCACCGCCAACGACATGGCCCTCAACTCCATTCGGGATCTGCTTCTTACCAAAGCGGCCAAGCGGGGTCTATCCCTGAAGATCTTCGACTTCCAACCCCCAGAGAGCGCCGGCGGCAACCGAGTGCGCCAGGTGGTTCACCTGAAAAAGGGCATTGATGCCACGCTGGCCAAACAGATTGCCAAGCAAATCCGCGACAACTTTAAGAAGGTGCAGCCCGCCATTCAAGGGGATCTGGTGCGCGTTTCCGGCAAGGATAAAGACGAGCTACAGGCGGTCATTCAAATGCTTAGGCAGCAGGACTACCCGGTGGCGCTGCAATTTGTCAACTATCGATAG